DNA from Candidatus Binatia bacterium:
CTGGCTCAAATCGAAGGCGACGGCAACCCCGTCGCGCGCACCTACTGGCGCTGGAAGTGGTCGTGGAACCCATTTAAAATTTATCGGCCCGCTTCGAGCGCGCTCGGCATGTTTCAAATCACCGACGGAACGTTCGCCGAAGCGCGGAAGTATTGCATCCACTATCATAAAGTCGTCCTCGACGGTCCGTGGCATGACTTCAGGTCCTGCTGGTTCAACATTTTTTACACCCGAACCCTCGCGAGCCACGCGATCGAGATGACCGCCGCATATCTCCACCAGAGCGCGGAGAATACACTCGCGGCTCAGCGCATCACAAAAGCCAGTGTTGCTCAAAAACAACGGCTGGCCGCCGTGATTCACCTGTGCGGAGCGAAACGAGGAGAGACCTTTGCGAAGCGCGGCTTCCAGCCGTCCGCGGGCGAGCAATGCGGCGCGCATAGCCTCCGCGGCTATCTGAATAAAATTGAGCTGATGAAGCAACGTTTCGTTCGACTGAAAACGGCCTGAAAATCTCAACCCGCCCTTTCGGGAACTAATTTCAAAACCGGTTGTCTAATGGGTATCAAAAGGAGGCGATACTCATGCGGCACAACTGCGATATCCCAGGCAAGCGGCTGATCGGCATTCTCACGGTGGCGCTGCTCTTTCCGGGCGCCTGTACGCAAAAGATGGAGGCGCCGGTGCCGCCGGCGAAAGCCCCGTCGCAGTCACAAGGAAGCTCGCCGCCTGTGACGGAACTGAAGGAAAGCGCTCCGATCGGACGGGCAGAAACCACCAAAGACGCGCAGTCCTCGCCGGCAACGCCGACGGCCGAGCAATTTAATCGGCGCGAACTGCCAGCCTCCAGGTCGGGCGCGGCGGCGCTTCATTCCTATCCTTATGGGCCGCCGCCTCATTATCCATATCCGCGGTTTATCCCGCAGGGCGTCGATCGTTTCCCCGAGAAAGATCCGACCGGCGTGCTCAGCGTCGCAGAGCATCCGGTGTCTACATTTAGCGTCGACGTGGACAGCGCATCCTATGCATTTGTCCGCCGCAGCCTCACCGGCGGCCAAATGCCGCCGCGCGAGGCGGTGCGGGTCGAGGAAATGGTCAATTATTTTCCTTACTCCTACCCGGCACCTCAGGACCGAACACAGCCGTTCCACGTGACCACAACGATGATGCCGAGCCCATGGAGCGAAGACAACCAGCTTCTCCATATCGCCATTCGCGGCTATGACATCGCGCGCGCCGACCGACCGCGCGCCAACGTCGTGCTGTTGATCGACACCTCCGGCTCGATGCAGCCGGGCGACCGGCTGCCGCTGCTGCAGCAAGGCTTTCGGCTGTTCGCGCAGCAATTGCGCGACGACGACCGGGTCGCCATCGTGACTTACGCCGGCGAGGCGCGGACAGCGCTCGAGCCGATGGCGGGACGCGAGAAGCACAAGATTATCGAAGTTATCGATAATCTGCGGGCCGGCGGCTCGACCGCCGGAGGCGAAGGCTTGCAGCGCGCCTATGCGCTGGCCGAGCGACATTTCGACAAGCAGGCGGTAAACCGCGTCATTCTCGCCACCGATGGCGACTTCAACGTCGGCATCACCGATCCTAAAGAACTCGAGCGCTTCATCGTCGCAAAGCGCAAAACGGGAATCTATCTCTCGATCTTCGGCGTGGGCGTCGGCAACTTGAACGACGCGCTGATGCAGCGGCTGGCGCAGGCCGGCAACGGCAACGCGGCCCACATCGATTCGCTCCTCGAGGCGCGCAAAGCGATGAGCGAAGAACTCTCATCCACCATATTTCCGATCGCCGACGACGTGAAGATCCAGGTCGAATTCAATCCGGCACTAGTCTCGGAATATCGGCTGATCGGCTACGAAACGCGGATGCTCCGGCGCGAGGACTTCAAAGACGATAAGGTGGATGCCGGCGACATCGGCGCGGGCCATACGGTCACGGCCATCTATGAGATCACGCCGGCCGGCGCCAAGCAGCGCCGGGTCGATCCGCTCCGCTATCAGACCGAACGCGATCGAGTCGCGCCGTCCACGCCCGGCCGCGGCGACGAGCTCGCCTTCGTCAAGCTGCGCTACAAGCTGCCGCGCGAAGCGACGAGCCGGCTCATCGAACAGCCGGTGCGCGCCGGCGCAGCGCTCAAGCTCGATCAAGCCCCCGCCGAGCAGCGCTTCGCCGTCGCCGTCGCCGCCTTCGCCCAGCGGCTCCGCGGCGAGAGCGCCGTCGATAGCTTCACCTACGCCGGGATCGCCGCGCTGGCAAACGCCGCGCGCGGCGCGGACCCGGAAGGCTACCGCGCCGAGTTCGTCCGCCTCGTGCGCATGGCCGAGACGCTCGGCGCCGTGGCGCAGCGGTGACATGGGAGAAAATCACTCTCGCCTGGAATAATCATCTCGCGTCGAGAACATTAGACCCACCCCTGAAACACCGGCTTCCCAAAACCGGAGTTGACCGCGTCCAACATTTTGGCGTATAGGTCGCGCGTCGGACACGCCAACGGGACTACAGCGCCACCTCGGCTCGTAGTCGCGCTCCGGCCAACCGCGGAGTATTCAGGATGGAATGGCGCCCAGCCAGCTCGCCGGCGCCCGGACCGATGAGCGGGCCGGACGCAAACAGACTGCCTGTTTCATATGGGTCAATGATACAACGACGATGTTCATAGATGCCCGACACGTTCCCGAGGGCGGCACTGCACAGGCCGACCTCTGCGTAATTGGGGCTGGTGCCGCAGGAATTTCGCTCGCGATGGAGTTCGTCGACACGCCACTCCGGGTCATACTGCTCGAGAGCGGCGGGCTGATGGCCGACAGCGACGGACACGGAATCTATCAGGTCGTCCCTGACTCGAACCCGCATCTCTCCGTCGACCCATCGCGGACTTGGTATTTTGGCGGGAATACAAATCACTGGGCCGGAAACTGCCGTCCTCTGGACGAAGCTGACTTTGAGCCGCGCGACTGGGTCCGAAACAGCGGCTGGCCCATCCGCAAACATCATCTGCTGCAATATTACGAGCGCGCCCAGGCCATGTGTGGCCTGAGCGATTTTCGCTGCTACGACCTCGATACGTGCCGCCCCCACCTGAACCATCCGCCCCTTGACGTCGATCCATCCCTGCTCACCACAAAAGTTTTGCACACTTGCCCGGTGCCGAGTTTTGCCGACCTCTATCGCGAGCGCCTCGAAACAGCGGATAACGTCCGGGTCTGGCTCGGCACCAGCGCGCGGCGCCTGAAGACAAACGCCGGTGGCGACCACGTGCGTATCGTTGAGACTGTCGGGGCCGACGGGCGCCGGTCGCACATCGAAGCCGACGTGTTCGTCCTAGCTGCCGGCGGCGTCGAGAACCCCCGGCTTCTCCTCTGCTCGAACGACGCGGACCCGAATGGACTGGCAAACGCCCACGATTTGGTTGGCCGCTTCTTCATGGAGCACTGGTACGTCGACATCCCGCTCGGCCGCTGGAGGGGCGCCGTTGAAGACCTCGATTTCTACGGAGGCCGCCAACCGGTGGGAGGCGCTACCGTCTGGGGTCAGATTATGTTGTCCGAGGAGCTGATGCGAAAAAAGCGCCTGCTAGGCCTGAGCCTGTGGTTTCCCAGCACCACGCCTGCGCCGCTGAGCGTGTGCTCGGCGCAAAGGGTAATGGCAAGTTTACGCGGCCGGGCGCGACTCACGCAACCGTTCACGGACATCCGGCTCGCGCTCAGCGATCCCGGCGAGGTGGCAAGACACGCGCTGAGAAAGCTGAGCCGTCGAGGCAAGAACCCGCAGCCGCGCGAGGTCTACTCGCTGAGGGTGCAGCTCGAGCAGACACCCAATCCCGAGAATCGGATCCGGTTATCGCCGGGACGCGATCGTCACGGTGAGCCGCGTGCAGAGCTGCTCCTCAGGCTCGCGGATGAGGACTGGCGAAGCCACGCCAGATCTCTGAGGATCGCAGCGGCCGAGCTTGGGCTGAACGGCCGGCGCCTCACCAGGCAGATACGGCTGATGCTCCGCGCCGGGCGGAACGGTTTCTTCTGGCATCACATGGGAACCACCCGTATGCACGGCGACCCCACTCAGGGAGTGGTCGACGCGAACTGTCGCGTGCACGGCGTGTCGAATCTGTTCGTCGCCGGCAGCTCGGTCTTCCCGACGGGAGGGACCGCACCCCCCA
Protein-coding regions in this window:
- a CDS encoding lytic transglycosylase domain-containing protein, encoding MAATVTSGTLRYFRRGSRWIGRLRGKVAVVYYSIIAIVVFFAINWAYQVYRKPGELLVPVGASKSPEATWQSYGALFESHSTDTISPEFLAALAQIEGDGNPVARTYWRWKWSWNPFKIYRPASSALGMFQITDGTFAEARKYCIHYHKVVLDGPWHDFRSCWFNIFYTRTLASHAIEMTAAYLHQSAENTLAAQRITKASVAQKQRLAAVIHLCGAKRGETFAKRGFQPSAGEQCGAHSLRGYLNKIELMKQRFVRLKTA
- a CDS encoding VWA domain-containing protein, whose translation is MRHNCDIPGKRLIGILTVALLFPGACTQKMEAPVPPAKAPSQSQGSSPPVTELKESAPIGRAETTKDAQSSPATPTAEQFNRRELPASRSGAAALHSYPYGPPPHYPYPRFIPQGVDRFPEKDPTGVLSVAEHPVSTFSVDVDSASYAFVRRSLTGGQMPPREAVRVEEMVNYFPYSYPAPQDRTQPFHVTTTMMPSPWSEDNQLLHIAIRGYDIARADRPRANVVLLIDTSGSMQPGDRLPLLQQGFRLFAQQLRDDDRVAIVTYAGEARTALEPMAGREKHKIIEVIDNLRAGGSTAGGEGLQRAYALAERHFDKQAVNRVILATDGDFNVGITDPKELERFIVAKRKTGIYLSIFGVGVGNLNDALMQRLAQAGNGNAAHIDSLLEARKAMSEELSSTIFPIADDVKIQVEFNPALVSEYRLIGYETRMLRREDFKDDKVDAGDIGAGHTVTAIYEITPAGAKQRRVDPLRYQTERDRVAPSTPGRGDELAFVKLRYKLPREATSRLIEQPVRAGAALKLDQAPAEQRFAVAVAAFAQRLRGESAVDSFTYAGIAALANAARGADPEGYRAEFVRLVRMAETLGAVAQR
- a CDS encoding GMC family oxidoreductase, giving the protein MAPSQLAGARTDERAGRKQTACFIWVNDTTTMFIDARHVPEGGTAQADLCVIGAGAAGISLAMEFVDTPLRVILLESGGLMADSDGHGIYQVVPDSNPHLSVDPSRTWYFGGNTNHWAGNCRPLDEADFEPRDWVRNSGWPIRKHHLLQYYERAQAMCGLSDFRCYDLDTCRPHLNHPPLDVDPSLLTTKVLHTCPVPSFADLYRERLETADNVRVWLGTSARRLKTNAGGDHVRIVETVGADGRRSHIEADVFVLAAGGVENPRLLLCSNDADPNGLANAHDLVGRFFMEHWYVDIPLGRWRGAVEDLDFYGGRQPVGGATVWGQIMLSEELMRKKRLLGLSLWFPSTTPAPLSVCSAQRVMASLRGRARLTQPFTDIRLALSDPGEVARHALRKLSRRGKNPQPREVYSLRVQLEQTPNPENRIRLSPGRDRHGEPRAELLLRLADEDWRSHARSLRIAAAELGLNGRRLTRQIRLMLRAGRNGFFWHHMGTTRMHGDPTQGVVDANCRVHGVSNLFVAGSSVFPTGGTAPPTLTIVALALRLAEHLRQSRGMPGRSADLSR